A stretch of Plasmodium chabaudi chabaudi strain AS genome assembly, chromosome: 14 DNA encodes these proteins:
- a CDS encoding calcium/calmodulin-dependent protein kinase, putative: MSFFSDIICNAKYENIGNEIQCLNNKKHYNNTRWLNISEIGTLKIVKILLRGLSNTVCLCEWVIDNTATSILGNCSNCINIDLLSLNKIYKKCEEKSISPFKNNYISKVYNSEINQVNPEIVCDQNKTDNNKSHDVDNVEKETLCKDEDKNTHLKCGVVKKINLFIDNNDYKNEKSSQIKNKKDRSLDNIDLHKENIIQLVVKIKQKELYSKINEYNKLTEVEIHKKLKHCNILNMILSAEDEKYICVFLEYSSIGDLYSFVGFNILKEREVKIIVSQILFALYYLHIKGIIHCDLKLENLLLFNFDEESLLFESNLLSDINICHTNQFKKLNTQKLVHSINENTKNDPNIKAFKYIVKLCDFGLSVKCEFDKFYPFNGIRGSYGFIAPELFQESSFNNKIDMWALGIISFLLLGGYKPFYPYSRFEEKVIFHERYWHNISPEAKNFIQSLLEIDPLKRMNVIEAMDHPWIRSYFIDT; encoded by the exons atgtcatttttttctgacATAATTTGCAACgcaaaatatgaaaatataggCAATGAAATTCAATGcttgaataataaaaaacattataataatactagATGGTTAAATATATCAGAAATAGGcacattaaaaatagttaaGATACTTTTAAGAGGATTATCAAATACTGTTTGTTTGTGTGAATGGGTAATTGATAATACAGCAACTTCGATTTTGGGAAATTGTTcaaattgtataaatatcGATCTATTAAGTctcaataaaatatataaaaaatgcgaagaaaaaagtatatcCCCTTTTaagaataattatatttcaaaaGTTTATAATAGTGAAATTAACCAGGTTAATCCTGAAATTGTTTGTGATCAAAATAAGACCGATAATAACAAGTCTCATGATGTTGATAATGTAGAGAAAGAAACATTATGTAAAGATGAAGACAAGAATACACACTTAAAATGTGGagtagtaaaaaaaattaacctttttatagataataatgattataaaaatgagaaaagtagccaaattaaaaataagaaagaTCGGAGCCTTGATAATATTGACTTacataaagaaaatataatacaacttgtagtaaaaataaagcagaaagaattatattcgaaaataaatgaatataataaactgACAGAAGTagaaatacataaaaaattaaaacattgcaatatattaaatatgatattaaGTGCAGAAGATGAAAAATACATTTGTGTATTTTTAGAATATTCATCAATAGGagatttatattcatttgttggttttaatatattaaaagaaagagaagttaaaataattgtaagtcaaatattatttgcattatATTATCTACATATCAAAGGAATAATACATTGTGATTTGAAATTAGAAAACttattgttatttaattttgatgAAGAGTCACTATTATTTGaatcaaatttattatcagacataaatatatgtcaTACTaatcaatttaaaaaattaaatacacAAAAATTAGTTCATTctattaatgaaaatacaaaaaatgatcCTAATATTAAggcatttaaatatatagtaaaaTTATGTGATTTTGGATTATCTGTAAAATGTgaatttgataaattttatCCGTTCAATGGAATTAGAGGAAGCTACGGATTTATTGCTCCCGAATTATTTCAA GAATCCAGttttaataacaaaattgaTATGTGGGCATTAGGAATAATTTCCTTTCTTTTACTGGGAGGGTATAAGCCATTTTATCCGTACTCCCGATTTGAG gAAAAGGTAATATTTCATGAAAGGTATTGGCATAATATATCCCCCGAagcaaaaaattttattcaatCCCTATTAGAGATTGATCCCTTAAAAAGGATGAATGTAATTGAAGCTATGGACCATCCTTG GATAAGGAGTTATTTTATCGACACGTAG